The Thermococcus sp. DNA segment GGCTCTGGTTCACGTTCTCGATGCGATGGACTACGAGAGGGACGAATACAGCACGCCGAGGATAGCTGGAGTCGTAGAGCGCGGGAGCGAGCGGGGCTGGCTCGGCTTCGTCGGTAAAGAGGGGCTCTGGGTGAGGGAGCTTAGGCTGAAAGAAAAGAGGGCATTCGTTACGGCCACTTACAACGTGGATGGCTTCATCGAAATTGCCCTAAACGACTTCAGCTCTGCCGGAGAACTCGCCTCGGAGGTCCTTAAGCTTCCTTTCAAGCATAAGGTTCTCTCAATAGGGGTTGTGGAAAATAAAAAGAGCTGGGAGGTTGAGGCTGCTCCCTAACTTTGCCCTGGCATCTCTTTGATGTGGACGTCCATCTGCGGGAAGGGTATCTCTATTCCCTCCCTAGTGTAGAGTTCGTAGATGCCCCTGGTGAGGTCGCCTTTTACAGTCCAGTAGTCCTCGGTCTTCGTCCAGGCCCTCAGCTGGAGGTTTATTGAAGAGTCGGCGAGGGCGGTTATAACTACCGTTGGCTCAGGTTCACTGAGGATTTTGGGGTGATTTTTCATGAGCTCCATCGCCAGCTTTATCGCTCTGTCGAGATCGGTGCCGTAGGCAATGCCAACGTCAACACTTACCCTTCTGGTTGGCATTCTCGTGTAGTTGATTATGGGGCTGCCCCAGACGAGCCTGTTGGGTATCGCGACAAAAACGTTGTCTGCCGTCAGAAGCTCTGTGTTCATAATGCCAATCGACGTGACCTTTCCGGTGTGCCCTCCTACCGTGATCACATCTCCGATGTCGAAGGGCCTCAGTACGACTATCCACATACCAGAGGCGAGATTCGTGAGTGTGTCCTGCATCCCGAAGCCCAGGATGAGGCCTATCACCGCGGAGAGGCCCAGCACTACTGAACCAACTCCAATTCCAAGGGCCCTGACCGCGAGAAGCAGCACGGCAACGTACAGCAGGGCGCTGAAAAACTTGGTAAGGAACTCCACGACGAGGTCGGGGAGTCTCGTCTTCCTCAGCCCGCGCTTGAAGGAGGCTGTTATTATCTTTGTAACAATCCAGCCGACGACCAGGATTACAATTGCCGTGACGATCTGGATGGGTGTTACACCAACGTAGGGCAGCGGCTTATCAGGGGCTACCATGCTATCACCTCATTGTGAATCCGGTTTGTCCTCTTTAACACTTTCTTAGCTGGGAGAGCATCATAAAGCAGAAAAGATGTGCCACTTGCCTCAGCAAAGGGAAAAGGAAAGATCAGTCCCTCAGCTTCCTCATCAGGTTGGCCATCTCAAGCGCCGCCATGGCGTACTCGAAGCCCTTGTTGGCCTTTATACCTGCCCTGTTGAGACCCTGGAGTTCGTCCTCAACGGTTATGACACCAAAGATTACCGGGACTCCAGTCTGGAGGGAAACGTTGGCGACGCCCTTTGCAACTTCGCTGGCAACGAGGTCGAAGTGCTTCGTTTCTCCCCTGACGACGGCTCCAAGCGCTAAAACCGCGTTGTACCTTCCGCTTTCGGCGAGTTTTTTGGCAACGAAAGGTATCTCGAAGGAACCTGGAACTTTTACGACGTCAACTGCATCGACGCTGTGCCTCCTGAAGCAGTCCAAAGCCCCTTCAAGCATCTCCCCTGTGAGGAGGTCGTTGAAGCGCCCTACGACAACCGCCATCCTAAGGCCCTTTCCGTCAAAACCGCCCTCAAAGGTTCTAACCTCCATTTTCACCACCATTTTTGTAAGTTTGTAATATTGCGAAATACATAATTATTCAAACCTTCACCGGAAGCCTGTGGCCGAGCTTTTCTTCCTTCACCTTCAGGTAGGTTCTGTTGTAGTCGGTAACCTCAGGAGGAGCGGGGACGATTTCAACCACCTCAATCCCGAACTCCTCCAGGGCTTTGGCCTTCGCCGGGTTGTTGGTTATGAGCCTGACCTTTGAAACGCCCAATGCCCTGAGCATCTGGAAAGCACTCTCGTAGGTTCTCTCGTCGGCCCTATGACCGAGAGCCTCGTTGGCTTCAACCGTATCGAGGCCTTTATCCTGAAGCTCGTAGGCCTTTATCTTCTCCTTCAGGCCGATTCCCCTTCCCTCCTGATCCATGTAGAGGAGTATGCCACCTTCCTGGGCTATCATCCTCAGCGCGTTGGCCAGCTGGCTTCCACAGTCGCACTTAAGCGAGGCAAGGGTATCGCCGGTGAGGCACTTGGAGTGAATTCTTACGAGCGGGACTTCCCCGTAGGGTTCCTTGACTATTGCAACGTGCTCCTTGAAGTCCAGCTCGTTGTCGAAGGCTATTATCCTGAACTCGCCGTAGCGTGTTGGCAACTTCGCGTTGGCGTAAACCTTAATCAGCTGTTTCCTCTTTACGAACTCCTTCCAGACGTCGTCGATGTTTACAACCGGCAAATCATGCTCTTCAGCGAGCTTTAGCGCGTATTCCCTGTTGTGGGAGTCCCCTTTTTCGTCGAGTATCTCGACTATGAGGGCGTACCTCTTGAAGCCGAGGATTTCCATGAGCTCAAGCGAGCCCTCGGTATGCCCTCTCCGCCTGTTCAGGCCCACTCCTCCGAGCAGGTGGAGGTGACCCGGATACCTGAAGTGCTCAATGGAGAGGCCCTCAGCCAGTTTTCTGGCCGTTAGGGCTCTTTCTTCGGCAGTTATACC contains these protein-coding regions:
- a CDS encoding IMP cyclohydrolase, which produces MTYTGRTLGIGLMNGKPFAFYLLCSRSFPKRKALIKANAAYIINQTETDNPYVSYPVVRANERYTVVTNGLHTDFIFQALEWEKPRKALVHVLDAMDYERDEYSTPRIAGVVERGSERGWLGFVGKEGLWVRELRLKEKRAFVTATYNVDGFIEIALNDFSSAGELASEVLKLPFKHKVLSIGVVENKKSWEVEAAP
- a CDS encoding mechanosensitive ion channel family protein — encoded protein: MVAPDKPLPYVGVTPIQIVTAIVILVVGWIVTKIITASFKRGLRKTRLPDLVVEFLTKFFSALLYVAVLLLAVRALGIGVGSVVLGLSAVIGLILGFGMQDTLTNLASGMWIVVLRPFDIGDVITVGGHTGKVTSIGIMNTELLTADNVFVAIPNRLVWGSPIINYTRMPTRRVSVDVGIAYGTDLDRAIKLAMELMKNHPKILSEPEPTVVITALADSSINLQLRAWTKTEDYWTVKGDLTRGIYELYTREGIEIPFPQMDVHIKEMPGQS
- the ribH gene encoding 6,7-dimethyl-8-ribityllumazine synthase yields the protein MEVRTFEGGFDGKGLRMAVVVGRFNDLLTGEMLEGALDCFRRHSVDAVDVVKVPGSFEIPFVAKKLAESGRYNAVLALGAVVRGETKHFDLVASEVAKGVANVSLQTGVPVIFGVITVEDELQGLNRAGIKANKGFEYAMAALEMANLMRKLRD
- a CDS encoding bifunctional 3,4-dihydroxy-2-butanone-4-phosphate synthase/GTP cyclohydrolase II gives rise to the protein MNWDSIRNAILDGKPVVLIDDRREFEADLVYPAEIASPDVVNFMLSMKGLLCLTMDMDGALKRGFFPLPSKEGETNFLIPVDYRENFTGITAEERALTARKLAEGLSIEHFRYPGHLHLLGGVGLNRRRGHTEGSLELMEILGFKRYALIVEILDEKGDSHNREYALKLAEEHDLPVVNIDDVWKEFVKRKQLIKVYANAKLPTRYGEFRIIAFDNELDFKEHVAIVKEPYGEVPLVRIHSKCLTGDTLASLKCDCGSQLANALRMIAQEGGILLYMDQEGRGIGLKEKIKAYELQDKGLDTVEANEALGHRADERTYESAFQMLRALGVSKVRLITNNPAKAKALEEFGIEVVEIVPAPPEVTDYNRTYLKVKEEKLGHRLPVKV